From the genome of Scytonema hofmannii PCC 7110, one region includes:
- a CDS encoding DUF1156 domain-containing protein, translating to MVRTQQEQEKKHKNAKTEAERDSISLKPADGTINRKGTTCICCGTPVPTDYIRTEGKVGQMSAQLMAIVAEGQRQRVYLSPNREHAQIASKAKPEWEPLTELPKNPRWFSPPLYGLNRYAEIFTPRQLSVLTTFSDLVSEVQERIKRDVVASGISDSSLPLCQGGVDALAYADATATYLAFGISRLMDLSSTLCPWSSNPAHELVVHMFARQAIPMTWDFGEINPFCQAASWSKCLEFVPKVLDKLAIQDLSTNNQSVLKVYQKDATAKWEMDTVKFCISTDPPYYDAIGYADLSDFFYVWLRRSLGKVYTNLFSTVVTPKSEELIATPYRFDGNKKKAQVFFEEGLGKAFASMNGASCAEYPLTVFYAFKQSEADENSKGSKSSFSIASTGWETMLEGLLSAGFSVTGTWPMRTERPTGIKAKINALATSIVLVCRPRPENAPSTTRRQFLNELKRELPEALKNLQQGNIAPVDLAQASIGPGMAIFSRYSKVLDADGVPMRVRTALQLINQMLDEYLTEQEGEFDADTRYALTWFEQHQYNEGLYGDAETLSKAKNTSVQGLVNGGILTAKSGKVRLLRREELPKNWNPATDSRISDWEITQYLIYTLDQKGEMASAAMLAQLGSRGETARDLAYRLYSICDRKGWTQEAIGYNSIVISWSEISRLAVETKQEPVQGQLF from the coding sequence GTGGTGCGGACACAGCAAGAACAAGAGAAAAAGCATAAGAATGCAAAAACTGAGGCAGAACGTGACAGTATTTCGCTCAAACCAGCAGATGGAACAATTAACCGCAAAGGTACAACTTGTATTTGCTGCGGCACTCCAGTACCTACCGACTATATCCGTACTGAAGGCAAAGTGGGGCAAATGAGTGCTCAGTTAATGGCAATTGTGGCAGAAGGTCAGCGTCAGCGAGTTTATTTATCTCCCAATCGGGAACACGCACAAATTGCATCCAAAGCAAAACCAGAATGGGAGCCGTTAACGGAATTACCAAAAAACCCTCGTTGGTTTTCTCCACCACTGTACGGCTTGAATCGCTATGCAGAAATATTTACACCACGTCAGCTTTCAGTACTAACTACGTTTAGTGATTTAGTCAGCGAAGTACAGGAGCGTATCAAACGCGATGTAGTGGCTAGTGGAATATCTGATAGTAGTTTACCATTGTGTCAGGGAGGAGTAGATGCACTCGCTTATGCTGATGCTACGGCGACTTATTTAGCTTTTGGAATAAGTAGGCTAATGGATTTGTCTTCAACGCTCTGTCCTTGGAGTAGCAATCCCGCACACGAATTAGTTGTACACATGTTTGCAAGACAAGCTATCCCAATGACATGGGACTTTGGAGAAATTAATCCATTTTGCCAAGCAGCAAGTTGGAGCAAATGTTTAGAATTTGTACCTAAAGTATTAGATAAACTTGCTATTCAAGATCTGTCCACAAATAATCAATCAGTCTTGAAGGTTTATCAAAAAGATGCCACAGCTAAATGGGAGATGGATACGGTAAAATTTTGTATATCAACAGACCCACCCTATTATGACGCTATCGGCTATGCTGACTTGTCAGATTTTTTTTATGTTTGGCTGCGTCGTTCACTAGGCAAAGTCTACACCAATCTTTTTAGCACTGTAGTAACTCCTAAATCAGAAGAATTAATAGCAACGCCTTATCGATTTGATGGAAACAAAAAAAAAGCTCAAGTATTCTTTGAGGAAGGCTTGGGTAAAGCTTTTGCCTCCATGAATGGTGCTTCTTGTGCTGAGTACCCGCTCACTGTTTTTTATGCCTTTAAGCAATCAGAGGCTGATGAAAATTCAAAAGGCAGTAAGAGTAGTTTTTCCATTGCGTCTACTGGATGGGAAACTATGCTAGAAGGATTACTTAGTGCTGGTTTCTCTGTCACTGGCACTTGGCCTATGCGAACCGAACGACCAACTGGTATTAAGGCCAAAATTAATGCTCTTGCTACTTCAATAGTCCTTGTCTGTCGCCCACGCCCAGAAAATGCCCCCTCTACTACCCGTCGCCAATTCCTTAACGAACTTAAACGCGAACTCCCCGAAGCCCTCAAAAATCTACAACAAGGTAATATCGCTCCCGTTGACTTAGCTCAAGCTAGCATTGGTCCTGGTATGGCGATTTTCTCCCGTTACTCTAAAGTCCTTGATGCTGACGGTGTTCCTATGCGCGTGCGTACCGCCTTGCAACTTATCAACCAAATGCTCGACGAATACCTCACCGAACAAGAAGGGGAATTTGACGCCGATACTCGCTATGCTCTGACTTGGTTTGAACAACACCAATACAACGAAGGATTGTATGGAGATGCAGAAACTCTCTCCAAAGCCAAAAACACTAGCGTACAAGGACTGGTGAATGGGGGAATTCTCACAGCAAAAAGCGGTAAAGTGAGACTCCTACGCCGTGAAGAACTACCAAAAAACTGGAACCCGGCTACCGACTCTCGTATTTCTGATTGGGAAATAACTCAATACCTTATCTATACTCTAGACCAAAAAGGGGAGATGGCATCTGCTGCTATGTTAGCTCAGTTAGGCAGTCGCGGTGAAACAGCACGAGATTTGGCTTATCGCTTGTATAGTATCTGCGATCGCAAAGGATGGACGCAAGAAGCCATTGGTTACAACAGCATAGTGATCTCTTGGTCAGAAATTTCACGCCTTGCTGTAGAAACAAAACAAGAACCAGTTCAAGGACAGTTATTTTAG
- a CDS encoding DUF6932 family protein — translation MIPDFDENGNLPPGVYFCDWSEFKENFGYTPARARMIRGMEAAMTDLKDAGCRNFFINGSFVTSEPNPNDFDACWEPDAVDMDYLRQNHPTLLNFTNKRAAQKAKYKGELFRTDQIVNDEGTTSLDFFLLDRQNNRKGIIAIDLLRWEP, via the coding sequence ATGATTCCAGATTTTGATGAGAATGGTAATTTACCACCAGGCGTATATTTTTGTGATTGGAGCGAGTTTAAAGAAAATTTTGGTTATACACCCGCACGTGCAAGAATGATTCGCGGAATGGAAGCAGCAATGACTGATTTAAAAGACGCTGGGTGTCGAAATTTTTTTATAAATGGTTCCTTCGTAACAAGCGAACCAAATCCAAACGATTTTGATGCATGTTGGGAACCAGATGCTGTTGATATGGACTATTTGAGACAAAATCACCCAACTTTATTAAATTTTACAAACAAACGAGCTGCCCAAAAGGCTAAGTATAAAGGTGAATTATTTCGCACTGACCAGATTGTTAATGACGAAGGCACAACATCTCTAGATTTCTTCCTACTCGACAGACAGAATAATAGAAAAGGTATTATAGCAATAGACCTGTTAAGGTGGGAACCATGA
- a CDS encoding helicase-related protein, producing MRLEELVKGAIVRGILLNQAVTVVDIKWFGSDVIELTYKDTSGRPGNELLYRDRETTLESVTQDRPWSFNADSSLLRLVSEAHRIRLAHLFDPLLAVHTSLVEPLPHQITAVYGEMLARQPLRFLLADDPGAGKTIMAGLLMAELSVRGDLHRCLVVCPGSLAAQWQDELYQRFHLPFEILTNDRIEAARTGNALAEMPLVIARLDKLSRDDDLLAKLAQTDWDLVICDEAHKMSASFFGGDIKETKRYKLGKLLSSITRHFLLMTATPHNGKEEDFQLFMALLDGDRFEGRFRDGVHVCDTSDLMRRLVKEDLLKFDGTPLFPERCASTVDYELSDLEAVLYKQVTEYVREEFNRADALDNQGRKGTVGFALTILQRRLASSPEAIYQSLRRRRERLQKRLREEELLKRGNDARIDIFGVVIEDVEEFEEDSPSDEREATEEEVVDQASAARTIAELKVEIAQLQQLEQLALKVRRGGTDRKWEELSQILQNEAELFDAKGHRRKLVIFTEHRDTLNYLTQQISTLLGNPEAIATIHGGMGREERRKSQEAFTQDPDVQVLIATDAAGEGINLQRAHLMVNYDLPWNPNRLEQRFGRIHRIGQTEVCHLWNLVAKETREGDVYLALLKKLEVEQDALGGKVFDVLGKAIDGVQLRELLIEAIRYGDSLEVKERLTKVVADCLDRQRLQQLLEEKALARDAMDISKVRQIREEMERAEARKLQPHFVASFFLEAFQKLGGTVRERESHRYEITYVPAIIRNRGRVVGTREAILTRYERICFDKQLISVSGKPLAALVCPGHPLLDATIDLILERHRDVLKQGSILVDENDPGEQVRALVYLEHSIQDARTDVTGNRRVVSRRMQYVEIDPTGQARNAGYAPYLNYQALPEEMQPLLEPILEQTWLRKDIEAQAASYAIAHIVPQHLQEVKHHKEELIDKTMAAVKDRLIKEINYWDRRAEDLQLQEMAGKANAKINSAKARARADELQARLQKRMGELEQESRLSPLPPVVVGGALVVSIGLLQRLQGKRQATADTFAQEKQRVEQLAMQAVLDAEKQLGYEPKDVSADKCGYDIESRIPNTGKLRFIEVKGRIEGSDTVTVTKNEIITALNKPDNFILALVQVPKSKKFTEGDVWKVKESQGTYKVRDNACVIHYVQRPFQKEPDFGVTSVNYNWKELWQQGSEPS from the coding sequence ATGCGACTAGAGGAATTGGTTAAAGGGGCAATAGTCAGAGGCATTTTACTCAATCAAGCGGTTACAGTTGTTGACATAAAATGGTTTGGCTCTGATGTTATAGAATTAACATACAAAGACACCAGTGGTCGTCCGGGAAATGAGTTATTGTATCGCGATCGCGAAACCACACTGGAAAGCGTTACTCAAGACCGTCCTTGGAGTTTTAACGCCGATAGCTCGTTATTACGTCTGGTTTCAGAAGCACACCGCATTCGTTTAGCACACCTTTTTGACCCCCTACTAGCAGTACACACATCCCTAGTCGAACCCCTTCCCCATCAAATTACGGCAGTTTATGGGGAAATGCTCGCTCGCCAACCCTTGCGGTTTCTACTGGCTGACGATCCCGGTGCAGGGAAAACGATTATGGCGGGATTGCTGATGGCAGAACTTTCTGTCCGAGGTGACTTACACCGCTGTCTTGTAGTTTGTCCGGGCAGTCTCGCTGCTCAGTGGCAAGATGAATTATACCAGCGCTTTCACCTCCCGTTTGAAATCCTCACCAACGATCGCATTGAAGCCGCCCGTACAGGCAATGCTTTGGCAGAAATGCCTCTAGTCATTGCACGTCTAGATAAATTGAGCCGTGACGATGACCTACTTGCGAAACTAGCCCAAACTGATTGGGATTTGGTGATTTGCGATGAAGCACACAAAATGTCTGCCTCCTTTTTTGGCGGTGATATTAAAGAAACAAAGCGCTACAAGCTAGGTAAGTTGCTTTCCAGTATTACCCGGCATTTCTTGCTCATGACTGCTACACCTCACAACGGTAAGGAAGAAGACTTTCAACTCTTCATGGCGTTGTTAGATGGCGATCGCTTTGAGGGTAGATTCCGAGATGGAGTTCACGTTTGCGACACCTCCGACTTGATGCGGCGGTTGGTCAAAGAAGATTTGTTGAAATTTGATGGCACTCCTCTATTTCCCGAACGCTGCGCTTCTACTGTCGATTACGAACTTTCCGACTTAGAAGCGGTGCTTTACAAACAGGTTACCGAGTATGTTCGCGAAGAGTTTAACCGTGCTGATGCCCTTGACAATCAAGGACGCAAAGGAACTGTAGGCTTTGCTTTGACGATTTTACAGCGCCGCTTGGCATCTTCTCCAGAAGCTATCTATCAGTCACTGCGACGGCGACGGGAACGGTTACAAAAACGCTTGCGAGAAGAAGAATTACTCAAACGAGGCAATGATGCCCGAATTGATATATTCGGAGTCGTAATTGAAGATGTAGAGGAATTTGAAGAAGATAGCCCCAGTGATGAACGAGAAGCAACAGAAGAAGAAGTGGTTGACCAAGCTTCTGCTGCAAGAACCATTGCTGAACTCAAAGTAGAGATTGCTCAGTTACAGCAATTAGAGCAGCTTGCCTTAAAAGTTCGTCGTGGAGGTACGGATAGAAAGTGGGAGGAACTTTCCCAGATTCTACAAAATGAAGCAGAACTGTTTGATGCCAAGGGTCACCGCCGCAAACTCGTCATATTTACCGAACATCGCGATACGTTAAATTACTTAACACAGCAGATTAGTACCCTCTTGGGAAACCCCGAAGCTATAGCAACAATTCACGGGGGGATGGGGCGAGAAGAAAGGCGAAAATCCCAAGAAGCATTTACCCAAGATCCTGACGTACAAGTATTGATTGCGACAGATGCTGCTGGAGAAGGCATTAACCTGCAACGAGCGCACCTTATGGTGAATTACGATTTGCCCTGGAACCCCAACCGCTTGGAACAGCGTTTTGGTCGCATTCACCGTATTGGGCAAACTGAAGTTTGTCACCTGTGGAATTTGGTTGCGAAGGAAACTCGTGAAGGTGATGTCTACTTAGCACTGTTGAAAAAGCTGGAAGTCGAGCAGGATGCCTTGGGAGGTAAAGTTTTTGATGTTCTGGGCAAAGCCATTGACGGCGTGCAACTGCGGGAACTTTTGATTGAGGCAATTCGCTATGGTGATTCTCTGGAAGTGAAAGAGCGACTCACCAAAGTTGTTGCCGATTGCTTAGATCGTCAGCGCTTGCAACAGTTATTAGAAGAAAAAGCTCTAGCACGGGATGCAATGGATATTTCTAAGGTACGGCAAATTCGAGAAGAAATGGAACGAGCCGAAGCCAGAAAATTGCAACCGCATTTCGTTGCTTCGTTTTTCTTGGAAGCTTTTCAAAAGTTAGGCGGAACAGTCAGGGAACGGGAATCTCACCGTTATGAAATTACTTATGTTCCAGCCATAATTCGCAACCGAGGACGGGTTGTAGGGACTAGAGAAGCAATTCTCACCCGTTACGAGAGGATTTGTTTTGACAAGCAACTGATTAGCGTTTCCGGTAAACCACTAGCTGCCTTGGTTTGTCCCGGACATCCTTTGTTAGATGCTACTATCGACCTAATTCTCGAACGCCACAGAGATGTTCTGAAACAGGGTAGTATCTTAGTCGATGAAAACGATCCGGGCGAACAAGTTCGTGCTTTAGTTTATTTAGAACATTCTATACAAGATGCTCGGACAGATGTAACGGGGAATCGTCGAGTCGTATCGCGACGGATGCAGTATGTAGAAATCGATCCAACTGGACAAGCACGGAATGCGGGTTATGCACCTTACTTAAACTATCAAGCACTCCCAGAAGAAATGCAACCACTGCTAGAGCCAATATTAGAACAAACTTGGTTGCGAAAAGATATTGAAGCTCAAGCAGCAAGTTATGCAATCGCTCATATTGTTCCCCAACATTTACAGGAAGTAAAGCATCACAAAGAGGAATTGATAGACAAGACAATGGCGGCGGTAAAAGACCGATTGATTAAGGAAATTAATTATTGGGATCGCCGTGCAGAAGATTTGCAACTGCAAGAAATGGCAGGTAAGGCGAATGCTAAAATTAACTCAGCCAAAGCAAGAGCAAGAGCCGACGAGCTACAAGCACGATTGCAAAAGCGGATGGGAGAATTAGAGCAAGAAAGCCGTCTTTCCCCCCTACCTCCTGTTGTAGTAGGAGGTGCGTTAGTTGTATCGATAGGGTTACTGCAACGACTGCAAGGAAAGCGTCAAGCCACAGCCGATACCTTCGCCCAGGAAAAGCAGAGAGTAGAACAACTAGCAATGCAAGCAGTTTTGGATGCAGAAAAGCAGTTGGGTTACGAACCAAAAGATGTCAGTGCTGATAAGTGCGGCTATGATATAGAATCGCGTATTCCCAATACGGGAAAATTGCGATTTATTGAAGTTAAGGGACGGATAGAGGGATCTGATACAGTGACAGTCACCAAAAATGAAATTATCACTGCTCTGAATAAGCCAGATAATTTTATTTTGGCACTCGTGCAAGTACCTAAATCCAAGAAATTTACCGAAGGTGATGTGTGGAAAGTGAAAGAATCACAGGGAACTTATAAAGTGCGAGATAATGCCTGTGTTATTCACTACGTACAGCGTCCCTTTCAAAAAGAACCGGATTTTGGCGTCACGAGTGTAAACTACAATTGGAAAGAATTGTGGCAGCAGGGAAGCGAACCAAGTTAA
- a CDS encoding Swt1 family HEPN domain-containing protein, translating into MAISNRERVGRALELLQEGLYPFVEREMRGSYGDKWIVAATPFVSEDRTLRRTVAQILKQDVSELMKVMWNQWREVFKKTLGNSEKNLVGELMVTRNGWAHNDAFSTDDTYRALDSITRLLSAISAPESDAVEKQKQELLRIRFEEQARRETRKAAVTAIETNPGGGLKPWREIVTPHPDVASGRYQQAEFAADLWQVYLDEGSDEYRLPTEFFRRTYLTEGLKQLLTNGLMRLSGKGGDPVIELQTNFGGGKTHAILALYHLFFGVSASELPGLEPVFAAAGVSELPTDVKTVVLVGNKISPGQLHHKKDGTVVRTLWGELAWQLGGKEGYEMVREADETATNPGDNLKQLFNRYAPCLILIDEWVSYARQLHDIRDLPAGSFDTHFTFAQTLSESAKNADRTLLVVSIPSSDIEIGGDRGKEALNRLKNAIGRVESPWRPASAEESFEIVRRRLFQPLTDANLFVARDAVVRAFSEMYRSQAQEFPSECREADYERRLREAYPIHPELFDRLYSDWSSLDKFQRTRGVLRLMAKVIHFLWEQSDRSLIVLPANIPMADAQVQSELTRYLDDSWVPVIEKDVDGTNSLPVFLDGQNPNLGRYSACRRVTRTIYLGSAPTLRAANRGLEDRRIKLGCVQPGESPATFGDALRRLTDQATYLYVDGNHRYWISTQPNVTRTAQDRANQIQQDEDRVWSEIIRRLREDRQRGEFAGVHIAPNSSADIPDDENMGVRLVVLSPQYPHSSKAKDSSGYEKVAEMLSTKGASPRYCKNLLLFLAPDKTKLDGLVQSVCQFLAWDSIVQDKESLELGVAQTNQATQKQKDANKTVDLLLQETYQWLLVPTQPDAQNTIVWEEIRLQGQDSPILRASRRLVHEEYLIPNYSAARLQLEVLDPFIWRNSDRIDLKTLWKYLTNYPYLPRLKNEQVLLNAIQEGVAALLLSENFAYATGYDETKQRYLGLKTNEHITATISSQSFLVKPDVAATQKNADAAEQERQHQETTTLSNETKVDVSHIATSTVSEISSSDSTAIQPQKKLRRFYGSVDLDPVRVTRDTGLVANEVLQHLASLIGADVQVTLEIQVQLPDGVPEHVIRTVSENCRTLKFTTHNFEEE; encoded by the coding sequence ATGGCTATTAGTAACCGCGAACGAGTTGGCAGAGCCTTGGAGTTACTACAAGAGGGTTTGTATCCCTTTGTAGAACGAGAAATGCGGGGAAGTTATGGAGATAAGTGGATAGTTGCGGCTACCCCGTTTGTTTCAGAAGACCGCACCCTGCGCCGCACTGTCGCTCAAATCCTCAAGCAGGATGTCTCAGAACTGATGAAAGTGATGTGGAATCAGTGGCGTGAGGTCTTCAAAAAAACTTTGGGCAATTCAGAGAAGAACTTAGTGGGCGAGTTAATGGTCACTCGCAATGGTTGGGCGCACAATGATGCTTTCTCTACAGATGATACCTATCGCGCTCTGGACAGTATCACTCGACTCCTGAGTGCTATCTCCGCCCCTGAATCTGATGCTGTTGAAAAACAAAAACAAGAACTTCTCCGCATCCGCTTTGAAGAACAAGCTCGTCGTGAAACTCGTAAAGCTGCTGTTACAGCCATAGAAACTAATCCTGGAGGCGGTCTTAAACCCTGGCGGGAAATCGTAACTCCTCATCCTGATGTTGCTTCTGGTCGCTACCAACAAGCGGAATTTGCTGCTGACCTTTGGCAGGTTTACTTAGATGAAGGTTCTGATGAATACCGCTTGCCTACAGAATTTTTCCGTCGTACTTACCTAACAGAAGGGCTTAAACAATTACTCACCAACGGTTTAATGCGTCTTTCCGGTAAGGGAGGCGATCCCGTGATTGAACTGCAAACCAACTTTGGTGGTGGAAAAACCCACGCTATACTTGCCCTGTATCATTTGTTTTTCGGTGTTTCTGCTAGCGAATTACCGGGTTTGGAACCAGTGTTTGCGGCGGCGGGCGTTTCAGAACTCCCTACTGATGTCAAGACTGTTGTTTTGGTGGGTAATAAAATTTCTCCGGGTCAATTGCACCATAAAAAAGATGGTACTGTTGTTAGAACCTTGTGGGGTGAATTGGCTTGGCAACTAGGCGGGAAAGAAGGTTATGAAATGGTACGGGAAGCAGACGAAACTGCAACTAACCCCGGTGACAACCTCAAACAACTCTTTAATCGCTATGCTCCCTGTCTCATTCTTATTGATGAATGGGTATCTTATGCCCGTCAACTCCACGATATCCGCGACTTACCAGCAGGTAGTTTTGATACTCACTTCACCTTTGCTCAAACCCTGAGCGAATCAGCAAAAAATGCCGATCGCACCCTGTTAGTGGTCAGCATTCCTTCCTCTGATATCGAAATAGGAGGCGATCGCGGTAAGGAAGCCCTCAACCGCCTCAAAAATGCCATTGGTCGGGTTGAGTCTCCTTGGCGTCCAGCAAGTGCTGAAGAAAGTTTTGAAATCGTCCGCCGTCGCTTGTTTCAACCGCTTACCGACGCCAATTTATTTGTGGCTCGTGATGCAGTGGTGCGGGCGTTTAGTGAAATGTATCGCAGCCAAGCTCAAGAATTCCCCTCAGAATGTCGAGAAGCTGACTACGAACGCCGTTTGCGAGAAGCTTATCCCATCCATCCCGAACTATTCGACCGCCTCTATAGTGATTGGTCTAGTCTGGACAAATTTCAGCGTACCAGAGGCGTACTGCGCTTAATGGCAAAGGTGATTCACTTTCTTTGGGAACAGAGCGATCGCAGCTTAATCGTTCTACCAGCTAACATACCAATGGCTGACGCTCAAGTCCAGTCAGAACTCACCCGTTACCTAGATGACTCCTGGGTTCCCGTTATTGAAAAAGACGTAGATGGAACAAACTCCCTCCCCGTTTTCCTAGACGGTCAAAATCCCAACTTGGGACGCTACTCTGCTTGTCGCCGCGTTACTCGCACCATTTATCTTGGTTCCGCCCCCACCTTACGAGCAGCGAATCGAGGATTAGAAGACCGTCGAATCAAACTTGGCTGCGTCCAACCAGGTGAAAGTCCAGCAACTTTTGGCGATGCTTTGCGCCGCCTCACCGACCAAGCAACTTATCTTTATGTAGACGGGAATCATCGCTATTGGATTTCCACTCAACCCAATGTTACCCGTACCGCCCAAGACCGAGCCAACCAAATTCAACAAGATGAAGACCGTGTTTGGTCAGAGATTATTCGTAGACTCAGAGAAGACCGTCAGCGCGGTGAATTTGCAGGAGTCCACATTGCGCCCAACTCCAGTGCTGATATTCCAGATGATGAGAATATGGGCGTGCGTTTAGTTGTCCTCAGTCCGCAATATCCCCACAGCAGCAAAGCTAAAGATAGCTCTGGTTATGAGAAAGTAGCAGAAATGCTCTCCACCAAAGGAGCCAGTCCCCGGTACTGCAAAAACTTGCTCCTGTTCCTCGCACCAGATAAAACCAAACTGGATGGCTTGGTGCAGTCTGTTTGTCAATTCTTAGCTTGGGATTCTATCGTCCAAGACAAAGAAAGCTTAGAACTTGGCGTTGCTCAAACCAATCAAGCAACACAAAAGCAAAAAGATGCCAACAAAACAGTCGATCTTTTACTACAAGAAACTTATCAGTGGCTCCTCGTTCCCACCCAACCCGACGCGCAAAACACAATTGTTTGGGAAGAAATTCGACTTCAAGGACAAGATTCTCCCATTTTGCGAGCAAGCCGCAGACTCGTTCACGAAGAATATCTTATCCCCAATTACTCCGCAGCACGCTTGCAACTCGAAGTTCTCGACCCCTTTATCTGGCGCAATAGCGATCGCATTGACTTAAAAACACTCTGGAAATATCTGACAAACTACCCCTATTTACCCCGCCTAAAAAACGAACAAGTGCTACTAAACGCTATCCAGGAAGGAGTTGCAGCACTGCTGTTATCAGAAAACTTTGCTTATGCGACAGGTTACGATGAAACCAAGCAGCGCTACTTGGGATTAAAAACAAACGAACACATTACAGCTACCATTAGCAGCCAAAGCTTTCTTGTAAAACCTGATGTTGCAGCCACCCAGAAGAATGCAGATGCAGCCGAACAAGAACGCCAACACCAAGAGACAACAACTCTTAGCAATGAAACTAAAGTCGATGTCAGTCACATAGCAACCAGTACAGTTTCTGAAATTAGTAGCAGTGACTCTACCGCAATTCAACCACAGAAAAAACTACGGCGTTTTTACGGCTCTGTCGATTTAGATCCCGTGCGAGTGACGCGAGATACAGGACTAGTAGCCAATGAGGTGTTGCAACATCTAGCCAGCTTAATCGGTGCAGACGTGCAAGTGACTCTCGAAATTCAAGTACAATTGCCCGATGGAGTACCAGAACACGTAATTCGTACAGTCAGTGAAAATTGTCGTACCCTCAAGTTCACAACTCACAACTTTGAAGAGGAATAA
- a CDS encoding RNA-guided endonuclease InsQ/TnpB family protein, whose translation MSFKSKEQKEQDKEKNKNTHISTVVQHLKLSNLGYAVISDILSHANSLYNTLTFNLRQGFFVHKILNFQSLTIDLQTDFKENYHYKMLHSQAAQSVCHKVTENFKSFKQLLDKHFREGTKKPLLPGYRQKGGMFEVTYPSQSVNISQEHGIIFATVSTGIMFKKQHKEDVMGTSLNERLRFRVPDDIDPSNLVELVITSKHREIYLHWVCRKKNEIVATLNKSSVLGIDIGLNNFVTCIPNTGEEGFLINGRPLKAINQFYNKTVSKLKKGKDENFWSGSLARATQSRNNQVRDFIKKSARTIINKCLESGISKIVFGWNQGIKNEIDNGRVNNQNFVQVPFTALRDTLKYLCERSGIEFVVVEESYTSKMSFFDGDELPVYGQETEEQKNLKPSGRRTKRGEYKTGNNTIINADANGASNILRKAKIDTSKITFRVCQILKTINIWIGHAQGKKKRGNAINGYPALPLNKSRGLGIPPFFKGLILGKKFPSRKGTAAGLSCCTTIGLTEPGQ comes from the coding sequence ATGTCATTCAAAAGTAAGGAACAAAAAGAGCAGGATAAAGAAAAGAATAAAAATACTCACATTTCAACTGTTGTGCAGCATCTGAAATTGTCCAATCTTGGGTATGCTGTAATATCAGACATATTGTCACACGCAAACAGTTTATACAATACTTTAACCTTCAATCTGAGGCAAGGATTTTTTGTACACAAAATTCTGAATTTTCAATCTCTAACTATTGATTTACAAACTGACTTCAAAGAAAACTATCATTACAAAATGCTGCATTCTCAAGCAGCACAATCCGTGTGTCACAAGGTAACTGAGAATTTCAAATCATTCAAACAGCTTTTAGACAAACATTTTAGAGAGGGGACAAAGAAACCATTATTACCAGGTTATCGTCAAAAAGGTGGTATGTTTGAAGTGACATATCCCAGTCAATCAGTCAATATATCACAAGAGCATGGCATTATATTTGCTACTGTTTCTACTGGCATTATGTTCAAGAAGCAGCACAAAGAAGATGTCATGGGAACAAGTTTAAATGAGAGATTGAGATTCAGAGTTCCCGATGACATTGACCCCTCTAACCTCGTTGAGCTAGTGATTACATCAAAGCATAGAGAGATTTATCTACATTGGGTATGCAGAAAGAAAAATGAAATTGTTGCCACATTAAATAAGTCAAGTGTTTTAGGAATTGACATCGGATTGAACAACTTTGTTACCTGTATTCCGAACACAGGTGAAGAAGGATTTCTCATAAATGGGCGACCATTAAAGGCAATAAATCAGTTTTATAACAAGACTGTATCTAAGCTAAAAAAGGGTAAGGATGAGAATTTCTGGAGTGGTAGTTTAGCTAGGGCAACGCAGTCTAGGAATAACCAAGTCCGCGATTTTATCAAGAAATCTGCACGGACAATAATCAATAAATGTTTAGAATCAGGAATAAGTAAAATTGTATTTGGTTGGAACCAAGGAATTAAGAATGAAATAGATAACGGACGTGTCAATAATCAAAATTTTGTACAGGTTCCATTCACCGCATTACGTGATACACTCAAGTATCTCTGTGAGAGATCTGGTATAGAATTTGTAGTTGTAGAAGAATCATACACCTCAAAAATGTCATTTTTTGACGGTGATGAATTACCCGTTTACGGTCAAGAAACCGAAGAACAGAAGAATCTTAAGCCTTCTGGAAGAAGAACAAAACGCGGGGAATACAAAACAGGAAATAACACAATTATCAACGCGGATGCCAATGGGGCTTCCAATATTTTGAGAAAGGCCAAAATTGATACATCAAAAATTACTTTTCGGGTGTGTCAAATTCTCAAGACAATCAATATTTGGATAGGTCACGCACAGGGCAAGAAAAAAAGGGGGAATGCCATTAATGGATATCCTGCACTACCCCTCAATAAATCAAGGGGCTTGGGCATTCCCCCTTTTTTTAAAGGCTTAATCCTCGGTAAAAAATTCCCATCACGTAAAGGTACGGCAGCAGGCTTGTCTTGTTGTACGACTATAGGACTCACTGAACCGGGTCAGTAA